From the genome of Perca flavescens isolate YP-PL-M2 chromosome 1, PFLA_1.0, whole genome shotgun sequence, one region includes:
- the LOC114559573 gene encoding uncharacterized protein LOC114559573 codes for MADDTPSDSGEPQECSFCGQRQAEINRLLEENRQMKEEISKKNFDESFLEGNEMKVKYYTGLPCFAVLMGVLAQLLPCLQTGRKLSPFQMVLSTLMRLRLNLPIQHVAHLFGLDRKTVSVTFRETIAVMFSHLRPLVHWPDRHCLRGTMPHKFVEAFGDRVAVIVDCFEIGIERASNLKARAQTFSHYKHKHTLKYLIGITPQGAISFISKGWGGRVSDKQVTEDCGILNHLLLGDLVLADRGFDIRDSVRLMCAEVKTPAFTRGRCQLDAKDVEDTRKIAHIRVHVERVIGCVRGKYSILNDTIPLSMVVSCERQKHGLTRQNCVCVLCSD; via the coding sequence ATGGCCGATGACACACCCTCTGACTCTGGGGAACCACAAGAGTGCAGCTTTTGTGGGCAGAGGCAAGCTGAGATCAACCGTTTGCTAGAGGAGAACAGGCAAATGAAGGAAGAGATCTCCAAGAAGAATTTTGATGAGAGCTTCCTTGAAGGCAATGAAATGAAGGTGAAATACTACACTGGTCTGCCTTGCTTCGCTGTTTTGATGGGTGTGCTGGCACAGCTCCTTCCATGCCTACAGACAGGTCGAAAACTTTCACCTTTTCAGATGGTCCTTTCAACTTTGATGCGGCTGAGGCTGAACCTTCCAATTCAACATGTAGCACATCTATTTGGCTTAGACAGGAAGACAGTCTCAGTTACTTTCAGAGAGACCATAGCAGTAATGTTTTCACATCTCAGGCCACTGGTGCACTGGCCAGACAGGCATTGTCTGCGAGGTACCATGCCACATAAGTTTGTGGAGGCTTTCGGGGATCGTGTAGCAGTTATTGTGGACTGTTTCGAGATTGGCATAGAGAGGGCATCCAATCTTAAAGCTAGGGCACAAACATTTTCCCActacaagcacaaacacacgtTGAAATACCTAATTGGCATTACACCACAGGGAGCaatatcttttatttcaaaagggTGGGGTGGTCGCGTGAGTGACAAACAAGTGACAGAGGACTGTGGTATTCTTAATCATCTGCTCCTTGGAGACTTGGTGCTGGCGGATCGTGGGTTTGACATCAGGGACAGTGTTCGACTGATGTGTGCTGAAGTGAAAACACCCGCCTTCACACGAGGCCGCTGTCAGTTGGATGCGAAGGATGTGGAAGACACCAGGAAGATAGCGCACATAAGGGTTCATGTGGAGAGGGTAATTGGTTGTGTTCGCGGAAAGTACAGCATATTGAACGACACAATTCCACTAAGCATGGTGGTTTCCTGTGAACGGCAAAAACATGGTCTTACTAGacaaaattgtgtgtgtgtgctgtgctctGACTAA